A window from Cryobacterium sp. SO1 encodes these proteins:
- a CDS encoding response regulator transcription factor — protein MIRLLLADDHPVVRAGLRAVLGAEPDLVVELEAATAEDAVALAASGRVDVVLMDLQFGGAQPGSGLQGAEATRQVRAAPGAPHVLILTNYDTDADILGAIEAGASGYLLKDAPPSELVAAVRAAAAGQSALAPAIVTRLADRSRIPEGRLSPREVEVLGLVAAGRSNRQIGQDLFLSEATVKSHLVHIFGKLGVGSRTSAVASARASGTIRGV, from the coding sequence ATGATCCGGCTGCTGCTCGCCGACGACCACCCGGTGGTGCGGGCGGGCCTGCGCGCCGTGCTCGGCGCCGAGCCGGACCTGGTGGTGGAGCTGGAGGCGGCCACCGCGGAGGACGCCGTGGCCCTTGCCGCGTCCGGCCGGGTCGATGTGGTGCTGATGGACCTGCAGTTCGGCGGCGCGCAGCCCGGCTCCGGCCTGCAGGGCGCCGAGGCCACCCGCCAGGTTCGGGCGGCACCGGGCGCACCGCACGTCCTGATCCTGACCAATTACGACACGGATGCCGACATCCTCGGGGCCATCGAGGCCGGCGCGAGCGGGTACCTGCTCAAGGACGCTCCGCCGAGCGAACTCGTCGCCGCCGTCCGGGCCGCCGCGGCGGGCCAGAGCGCCCTGGCGCCGGCCATCGTGACCCGGCTGGCCGACCGTTCGCGGATCCCGGAGGGCCGGCTCTCCCCCCGGGAGGTCGAGGTGCTCGGCCTGGTGGCGGCCGGCCGTTCCAACCGGCAGATCGGTCAGGACCTGTTCCTCAGCGAGGCCACGGTGAAGTCGCACCTGGTGCACATCTTCGGCAAGCTCGGCGTCGGCTCCCGCACCTCCGCCGTCGCCAGCGCCCGCGCGTCCGGCACCATCCGGGGCGTCTGA
- a CDS encoding sensor histidine kinase produces the protein MSTIALRPHPARRDPMPPASIGDGLPHSALTPVFSGLRIGLHLLIVLLTGLVVVRTLMGPAAGTGVTLVLAAVFLGTYIGGSELARRRPSAWLVPVWMTLLLVEWLALTVLEPDAAFIVFPLFFLQLHVLPLRAGIPLVLLSVVLTIWAMSYHVGLSLGATIGPLVGAAVAVAVGLGYRALLREAAERQHLIEDLLATRTQLAAAARDAGTLAERERLAREIHDTVAQGLSSIQMLLHAAESRTSDPAALEHLRLARDTAAANLQETRRFIRELTPPALDTQTLPGALTRLAASAERTSAGSAVGSALGSERATRVSLHVTGDPIALPMPLETTLLRIAQGSLANVAQHARANRAEVTLSYMTDEVALDIVDDGRGFTLTAATAQSPDSFGLVAIRQRVEALGGSFVLESAPGHGTAVAVRFPIREGLA, from the coding sequence ATGTCCACCATTGCCCTGCGCCCCCACCCCGCCCGCCGGGATCCCATGCCGCCGGCCAGCATCGGTGACGGGCTGCCGCATTCGGCCCTCACCCCGGTGTTCTCCGGCCTGCGTATCGGCCTGCACCTGCTGATCGTGCTGTTGACCGGCCTCGTGGTCGTTCGCACCCTGATGGGTCCCGCCGCCGGCACGGGTGTCACCCTGGTGCTGGCGGCCGTGTTCCTCGGCACCTACATCGGTGGCAGCGAGCTGGCCAGACGCCGGCCGTCGGCCTGGTTGGTGCCCGTGTGGATGACTCTGCTGCTGGTGGAATGGCTGGCGTTGACAGTGTTGGAACCGGATGCCGCGTTCATCGTCTTCCCGCTGTTCTTCCTGCAATTGCATGTCTTGCCCCTCCGGGCGGGAATCCCGCTGGTGTTGCTGAGCGTGGTGCTGACGATCTGGGCGATGAGCTACCACGTGGGCCTGAGCCTGGGCGCCACCATCGGCCCGCTGGTGGGGGCCGCGGTCGCGGTGGCGGTAGGGCTGGGCTACCGGGCGCTCCTGCGTGAGGCAGCCGAACGGCAGCACCTGATCGAGGACCTGCTCGCCACCCGCACCCAGCTGGCCGCCGCCGCCAGGGACGCCGGCACCCTCGCCGAGCGGGAACGCCTAGCCAGGGAGATCCACGACACCGTGGCGCAGGGCCTGTCCAGCATCCAGATGCTCCTGCACGCCGCGGAGAGCCGGACATCCGACCCGGCGGCACTGGAGCACCTGCGCCTGGCCAGGGACACCGCGGCGGCCAACCTGCAGGAGACCCGCCGATTCATCCGGGAACTCACCCCGCCCGCCCTCGACACCCAGACCCTGCCCGGCGCCCTCACCAGGCTCGCCGCGTCGGCCGAACGCACCTCGGCGGGCAGTGCGGTTGGCAGTGCGCTGGGCAGCGAACGGGCCACCCGGGTCAGCCTGCACGTGACGGGCGACCCGATAGCCCTGCCGATGCCGCTGGAAACGACCCTGCTGCGGATCGCGCAGGGCTCGCTGGCCAACGTCGCCCAGCACGCCCGCGCGAACCGGGCCGAGGTCACCCTGAGCTACATGACCGATGAGGTGGCCCTGGACATCGTCGACGACGGCCGGGGCTTCACCCTCACCGCCGCGACGGCCCAAAGCCCGGACTCGTTCGGGCTGGTCGCCATCCGGCAGCGCGTCGAAGCGCTCGGCGGCAGTTTCGTTCTGGAGTCGGCGCCGGGCCACGGCACCGCCGTTGCGGTGCGATTCCCGATCCGGGAGGGGCTGGCATGA
- the lepA gene encoding translation elongation factor 4: MSPRALKALEPAATAPAFIRNFCIIAHIDHGKSTLADRMLQITGVVDDRSMRAQYLDRMDIERERGITIKSQAVRMPWEMDGQTYALNMIDTPGHVDFTYEVSRSLAACEGAILLVDAAQGIEAQTLANLYLALENDLTIIPVLNKIDLPAADPDKYAKELASLIGGSPDDVLRVSGKTGVGVSELLDRATSLIPAPVGDANAPARAMIFDSVYDSYRGVVTYVRMIDGHLSPREKIQMMSTRATHDILEIGVTSPEPTPSKGLGVGEVGYLITGVKDVRQSKVGDTVTTAAKPATEALPGYTEPKPMVFSGLYPIDGSDYPALREALDKLKLSDASLVYEPETSVALGFGFRCGFLGLLHLEIITERIDREFNLDLITTAPSVIYEVTTDDKKTVTVTNPSEFPNGKIAAVEEPIVKAAILAPKDYVGVIMELCQGRRGTLLGMEYLGEDRVEIRYTMPLGEIVFDFFDQLKSKTAGYASLDYEPIGSQEADLVKVDILLQGEQVDAFSAIVHRDKAYDYGVLMTGRLRKLIPRQQFDVPIQAAIGARIIARESISAIRKDVLAKCYGGDISRKRKLLEKQKEGKKRMKMVGRVEVPQEAFIAALSGDEPPKKEKK, translated from the coding sequence ATGTCACCGAGAGCTCTCAAGGCGCTGGAACCGGCCGCCACCGCCCCCGCGTTCATCCGTAACTTCTGCATCATCGCGCACATCGACCACGGCAAGTCCACGCTGGCCGACCGGATGCTGCAGATCACCGGCGTCGTCGATGACCGGTCCATGCGCGCCCAATACCTGGACCGGATGGACATCGAGCGCGAACGCGGCATCACCATCAAGAGCCAGGCCGTGCGGATGCCGTGGGAGATGGACGGTCAGACGTATGCACTGAACATGATCGACACCCCCGGCCACGTCGACTTCACCTACGAGGTCTCCCGCAGCCTCGCCGCCTGCGAGGGCGCCATTCTGCTCGTCGACGCCGCTCAGGGCATCGAAGCCCAGACGCTGGCAAACCTGTACCTGGCGTTGGAGAACGACCTCACCATCATCCCGGTGCTCAACAAGATCGACCTGCCGGCCGCCGACCCCGACAAGTACGCCAAGGAGCTCGCCAGCCTCATCGGCGGCAGCCCCGACGACGTGCTGCGGGTCTCCGGCAAGACCGGCGTGGGCGTGTCCGAGCTGCTCGACCGGGCCACCTCGCTGATCCCGGCCCCGGTCGGCGACGCGAACGCGCCGGCCCGCGCGATGATCTTCGACTCCGTCTACGACAGCTACCGCGGCGTCGTCACGTACGTGCGCATGATCGACGGGCACCTCAGCCCGCGCGAGAAGATCCAGATGATGTCGACGCGCGCCACCCACGACATCCTCGAGATCGGCGTCACCAGTCCCGAGCCCACGCCCAGCAAGGGCCTCGGCGTCGGCGAGGTGGGCTATCTGATCACCGGGGTGAAAGACGTCCGCCAGTCCAAGGTGGGCGACACCGTCACGACCGCGGCCAAGCCCGCCACCGAGGCGCTGCCCGGCTACACCGAGCCCAAGCCCATGGTGTTCTCGGGCCTGTACCCGATCGACGGCAGCGACTACCCGGCGCTCCGCGAAGCGCTCGACAAGCTCAAGCTCTCGGATGCGTCCCTGGTCTACGAACCCGAAACCTCCGTGGCCCTCGGCTTCGGCTTCCGCTGCGGCTTCCTGGGCCTCTTGCACTTGGAGATCATCACCGAACGCATCGACCGCGAATTCAACCTCGACCTGATCACCACCGCGCCCAGCGTGATCTACGAGGTCACCACCGACGACAAGAAGACCGTCACGGTCACCAACCCGAGTGAGTTCCCCAACGGCAAGATCGCCGCCGTCGAGGAGCCCATCGTCAAGGCCGCTATCCTCGCGCCCAAGGACTACGTCGGCGTGATCATGGAACTCTGCCAGGGCCGCCGCGGCACCCTGCTCGGCATGGAATACCTCGGTGAGGACCGGGTCGAGATCCGCTACACGATGCCGCTGGGCGAGATCGTGTTCGACTTCTTCGACCAGCTCAAGAGCAAGACCGCCGGTTACGCGTCGCTGGACTACGAGCCGATCGGCTCGCAGGAGGCCGACCTGGTCAAGGTCGACATCCTGCTGCAGGGCGAACAGGTCGACGCGTTCAGCGCCATCGTGCACCGCGACAAGGCCTACGACTACGGCGTCCTGATGACCGGGCGGTTGCGGAAGCTCATCCCGCGCCAGCAGTTCGACGTGCCCATCCAGGCCGCCATCGGCGCCCGCATCATCGCCCGCGAATCGATCAGCGCCATCCGCAAGGACGTTCTGGCCAAATGCTACGGCGGTGACATCTCCCGCAAGCGCAAGCTGCTCGAAAAGCAGAAAGAGGGCAAGAAGCGCATGAAGATG